A genomic window from Elaeis guineensis isolate ETL-2024a chromosome 3, EG11, whole genome shotgun sequence includes:
- the LOC105041653 gene encoding F-box/kelch-repeat protein At1g22040 isoform X2 yields MGSLLSLPVSRSRVGDLSETSQVEASKRLRMSPNYHDENPRLISSLPDEISLQILARLPRIYYLNVKMVSRSWKAAITGPEIYRLRKELGITEEWLYILTKVEEDKLLWYALDPLSKLWQRLPPMPNVVYEDESRKGLSGFCMWNVMGTSIKIADVIRGWLGRRDALDRMPFCGGAIGAVDGCLYVLGGLSRASAMNCVRRYDPCVNLWQEVSSMTTGRAFCKTSLLNNKLYVVGGVSRDRGGLTPLQSAEVYDPDTGIWTQVPSMPFSKAQILPTAFLADLLKPIATGMTSYRGRLCVPQSLYSWPFFVDVGGEIYDPETNSWVDMPAGMGEGWPAKQAGTKLSVVVNGELYALDPSSSLDDGMIKIYNHQEDAWKVVIGKVPLHDFADSESPYLLAGFLGKLHVITKDVNNDTAVLQADLQNHMSPSSLTSSSAANSASQKVDTSVEAETDIWKVIASKNFGAAELVSCQVLDI; encoded by the coding sequence ATGGGGTCATTGCTGAGCTTGCCTGTTAGTAGATCTCGGGTAGGGGACCTTTCTGAAACTTCTCAAGTTGAAGCCTCCAAGAGGCTGAGGATGTCACCCAACTACCATGATGAGAACCCAAGATTAATATCCAGCCTCCCTGATGAAATTTCGCTGCAGATCCTAGCAAGACTGCCTAGAATCTACTACTTGAATGTGAAAATGGTTTCTCGGAGCTGGAAAGCTGCCATAACTGGTCCTGAAATCTATCGATTGAGAAAAGAACTCGGGATAACTGAAGAATGGCTGTATATACTGACAAAAGTTGAAGAGGATAAACTTTTGTGGTATGCTTTGGACCCTTTGTCTAAATTATGGCAAAGGCTGCCACCAATGCCCAATGTTGTTTATGAGGATGAGTCTAGGAAAGGATTGTCTGGATTTTGCATGTGGAATGTGATGGGTACCAGCATCAAGATTGCTGATGTTATCAGAGGCTGGCTTGGGCGGAGGGATGCCTTGGATCGGATGCCTTTTTGTGGTGGTGCTATTGGAGCTGTTGATGGATGCCTCTACGTTTTAGGGGGATTATCTAGAGCTTCAGCTATGAATTGTGTCCGGCGATATGATCCTTGTGTTAATTTGTGGCAGGAAGTGAGTTCAATGACCACTGGGAGGGCCTTTTGTAAGACGAGTCTGTTGAACAATAAGCTTTATGTTGTGGGTGGAGTCAGCAGAGATAGAGGTGGCTTAACTCCTCTACAGTCTGCTGAAGTATATGATCCTGACACTGGTATCTGGACACAGGTGCCAAGCATGCCATTCTCAAAAGCACAGATCCTACCTACTGCTTTCTTAGCTGATTTGCTGAAGCCTATTGCAACTGGAATGACTTCATACAGAGGTAGGTTATGTGTACCTCAGAGTCTATATTCTTGGCCTTTTTTTGTTGATGTTGGGGGCGAGATCTATGACCCTGAGACAAATTCTTGGGTGGACATGCCAGCTGGAATGGGTGAGGGTTGGCCTGCAAAGCAGGCAGGGACAAAGTTGAGTGTTGTAGTAAATGGGGAATTATATGCTTTGGACCCATCTAGTTCTTTAGATGATGGCATGATAAAGATATATAATCATCAGGAGGATGCATGGAAAGTTGTCATTGGAAAGGTCCCTCTTCATGATTTTGCTGATTCTGAGTCTCCATATTTGCTTGCTGGTTTTCTTGGGAAGCTTCATGTGATCACAAAAGATGTCAACAATGACACTGCCGTACTGCAGGCCGACTTGCAGAATCATATGTCTCCTTCCTCTTTAACTTCATCATCTGCAGCCAACTCAGCAAGTCAAAAGGTTGATACATCAGTAGAAGCAGAAACAGATATTTGGAAGGTCATTGCTTCTAAGAATTTTGGTGCGGCAGAACTTGTCAGCTGCCAGGTCCTTGATATTTGA
- the LOC105041653 gene encoding F-box/kelch-repeat protein At1g22040 isoform X1, whose translation MGSLLSLPVSRSRVGDLSETSQVEASKRLRMSPNYHDENPRLISSLPDEISLQILARLPRIYYLNVKMVSRSWKAAITGPEIYRLRKELGITEEWLYILTKVEEDKLLWYALDPLSKLWQRLPPMPNVVYEDESRKGLSGFCMWNVMGTSIKIADVIRGWLGRRDALDRMPFCGGAIGAVDGCLYVLGGLSRASAMNCVRRYDPCVNLWQEVSSMTTGRAFCKTSLLNNKLYVVGGVSRDRGGLTPLQSAEVYDPDTGIWTQVPSMPFSKAQILPTAFLADLLKPIATGMTSYRGRLCVPQSLYSWPFFVDVGGEIYDPETNSWVDMPAGMGEGWPAKQAGTKLSVVVNGELYALDPSSSLDDGMIKIYNHQEDAWKVVIGKVPLHDFADSESPYLLAGFLGKLHVITKDVNNDTAVLQADLQNHMSPSSLTSSSAANSASQKVDTSVEAETDIWKVIASKNFGAAELVSCQVFACAGAK comes from the coding sequence ATGGGGTCATTGCTGAGCTTGCCTGTTAGTAGATCTCGGGTAGGGGACCTTTCTGAAACTTCTCAAGTTGAAGCCTCCAAGAGGCTGAGGATGTCACCCAACTACCATGATGAGAACCCAAGATTAATATCCAGCCTCCCTGATGAAATTTCGCTGCAGATCCTAGCAAGACTGCCTAGAATCTACTACTTGAATGTGAAAATGGTTTCTCGGAGCTGGAAAGCTGCCATAACTGGTCCTGAAATCTATCGATTGAGAAAAGAACTCGGGATAACTGAAGAATGGCTGTATATACTGACAAAAGTTGAAGAGGATAAACTTTTGTGGTATGCTTTGGACCCTTTGTCTAAATTATGGCAAAGGCTGCCACCAATGCCCAATGTTGTTTATGAGGATGAGTCTAGGAAAGGATTGTCTGGATTTTGCATGTGGAATGTGATGGGTACCAGCATCAAGATTGCTGATGTTATCAGAGGCTGGCTTGGGCGGAGGGATGCCTTGGATCGGATGCCTTTTTGTGGTGGTGCTATTGGAGCTGTTGATGGATGCCTCTACGTTTTAGGGGGATTATCTAGAGCTTCAGCTATGAATTGTGTCCGGCGATATGATCCTTGTGTTAATTTGTGGCAGGAAGTGAGTTCAATGACCACTGGGAGGGCCTTTTGTAAGACGAGTCTGTTGAACAATAAGCTTTATGTTGTGGGTGGAGTCAGCAGAGATAGAGGTGGCTTAACTCCTCTACAGTCTGCTGAAGTATATGATCCTGACACTGGTATCTGGACACAGGTGCCAAGCATGCCATTCTCAAAAGCACAGATCCTACCTACTGCTTTCTTAGCTGATTTGCTGAAGCCTATTGCAACTGGAATGACTTCATACAGAGGTAGGTTATGTGTACCTCAGAGTCTATATTCTTGGCCTTTTTTTGTTGATGTTGGGGGCGAGATCTATGACCCTGAGACAAATTCTTGGGTGGACATGCCAGCTGGAATGGGTGAGGGTTGGCCTGCAAAGCAGGCAGGGACAAAGTTGAGTGTTGTAGTAAATGGGGAATTATATGCTTTGGACCCATCTAGTTCTTTAGATGATGGCATGATAAAGATATATAATCATCAGGAGGATGCATGGAAAGTTGTCATTGGAAAGGTCCCTCTTCATGATTTTGCTGATTCTGAGTCTCCATATTTGCTTGCTGGTTTTCTTGGGAAGCTTCATGTGATCACAAAAGATGTCAACAATGACACTGCCGTACTGCAGGCCGACTTGCAGAATCATATGTCTCCTTCCTCTTTAACTTCATCATCTGCAGCCAACTCAGCAAGTCAAAAGGTTGATACATCAGTAGAAGCAGAAACAGATATTTGGAAGGTCATTGCTTCTAAGAATTTTGGTGCGGCAGAACTTGTCAGCTGCCAG